The nucleotide sequence AGATATTTCGAATAATCTCATATATGAAAAATCATAGTTATTAATTGATATATAATAGGTATAAATATTGCCGGAAGTAAATTACCTACTTTTATATTTTTTATTTCAAGCATATTTAAAGAAATGCCTAATATTAAAATTCCACCGATTGCTGACATATCAGAAATCACAGGGTTTGTTAGAAGAGTCTTTAAAGTTGATGCTAATAATGTTATAAGACCCTGATATGCAAAAACCATTAAAGATGAAAAAATCACTCCAATTCCAAATGTTGATGCAAAGATAACTGATGCGATACCGTCTAACATCGACTTTGCATATAATATACTATGATCCCCGACAAGGCCATCTTTTAAAGCACCAACAATAGCCATCGCACCAACACAAAAAATTAAACTAGCTGTAATAAATCCCTTAGTTATATTTACATCTTTATCATTGCCTATTTTATTTTGCACCGCAGTACTTATTGTATTTAAGCGATTTTCAATATCAATTGCCTCGCCTATTATTCCTCCAATAACAAGACTTATAATAACCAATAATAAATTATTATATTTTAAAGCATTATATAATCCGATAATCATGACACTTAATGATAATCCTTGCATAATAACCATTTTGAACCTTTCAGGTATACCCTTTTTGAGAAATATCCCACAAGTACTTCCCACTAAAATTGCCACTACATTGACCAGAGTTCCTAACATTTTGTCTCCCTCGCCCTTCTTACATATAATTCTTATTCATACCATCTCGGATTTCTCAGTTTCCCCCATTCAATTATCCGCGCTATAGCCTCTCCGGTTATTTTGAGTCACATTATAATCCCCTTTTCTTGTCGAATTCTATTCCGCGCCGCTGTGTTGAAAGAACTCACACAGTTTAATAATCCTTCCCTTTAACCTGCTTTTTTCTTTTCTATATATTTTCTCTTTTAGGTCATTTTTCTGCTTTTTACTCTTTTAAAACTATAATACATCAGTAAATATTAAAATATCAAGTGCCACAACAATATTAAAATTATAGAAAAAAATATAGTATGCCATATAAACAATGCTTATAAAGTAAAAGTGCAGAGAGAAGCAATAAAAAAATTGGGGGATTTACTTAACCGATTGGTATACCCCCTCTTTTTTATTCAAACTTTATATTTCAATATATTTGAATAAATTTTTGTTAGAAAAACATCAGAAATTCAACTCATTATTATTTTTTAATATTTCTCCGACCCGCATAAATAATAAGCTAATGAAGGGACTCGAACCCTTGACCTGCTGATTACGAATCAGCTGCTCTACCAACTGAGCTACATTAGCAAATAACACATCAATTACGCACTTAATATTATAATATAAATTATAGTGTTTATCAAGTAGAAATTTTATGTTTTTTTATTTCGCTCGTTGCCAGCTTATCACACCTATTATTGTATTCATTATCGGTATGGCCCTTTACTTTTACCCATTTAATACGATGTTTTGAAGAAAGATCCAAAAGCTCTATCCATAAATCTTTATTTTCAACAGGTTGTTTATCTGCTTTTATCCAATTTCTTTTTTGCCAATTTACTAACCAATTTTGGTTAAAAGCATTAATAAGATAACTGCTATCGCTGTACAACGTAACATCACACGGTTCTTTAAGAGACTTTAAAGCTTCAATAGCCGCTTTTAGTTCCATTCTATTATTTGTTGTAAGATCCTCATACCCAACGATTTCTTTTTTATGCTCATTATATATCAAGATGGCAGCCCAGGCACCAGGGCCTGGGTTACCACTACAGGCACCATCAGTATAAATGGTAACTTTTTTCAAACATACCACCGCTTAATTTATAGCGTTTTTGACTTTTTGACACAAGATATTACTGCTTCTATCACCGCAGATCTAAAGCCATTCCTTTCTAATTCTCTCACTGCTTCTATGGTAGTCCCGCCTGGAGAACAAACCATATCTTTTAAAACTCCAGGATGCTTACCTGTTTTTAAAACTAATGCTGCAGAACCCATAACAGCCTGTGCGGCTATTTGGTAAGATATATCCCGCGGTAACCCAGCATATACCCCTGCGTCTGCTAATGCTTCAATAAACATAAAAACATAAGCAGGACTACTTCCACTTATCCCTGTAATAGCATCCATATACTTTTCGTCTACTTCCACAACTAATCCCAATGTTGTTAAAAGTTCTTTGATATGCAAAAATTCATCATCCTCTATAGGACCCTCTGCAGTCATTGCAATAACACCTTGACCAATTAATGCAGGTGTATTAGGCATTAACCGAATGATCTTCGCGTCAGCTTTTATAAACCTTTTTATATAATCAATACTTTTACCGGCAACTATTGAAATCAATATCTTACTACCTGAAATCTTATTGGATATTTCGCTAAGTACTTTTTCGACTACATCAGGTTTTACAGCCAATATAATTTCATCACATAACTCTGCTAATTCAACACTATTTGATGCTATATTGATATCGTATTTTTCTTTCATGGTTTTAAGTCTCTCATTTGATACATCATATACCCAAATATTATAACTAAGTACCTTTCGCGATTCTACAAATGATGCCAAAATCGCACTACCCATATTGCCGCAGCCAATGATGCCTATTTTTCTATCGGACATTTTACTCACTCTTTTCGGTCTTTTCGTTATTATTAAAAACAACACTTTTTGCAGGAGATATTGTAGAAATAGCGTGTTTATATACCAGTTGTTGTTGCTTGGATTCATTTTCAAGAACTATAGTAAAGTTATCAAATCCCTTTACAGTTCCTCTCAGTTGGTAACCACTCACAAGATAAATAGTTACTGGTATATGCTCTTTTCTTATCTGATTTAAAAACACATCTTGTAAATTTATTGCTTGTTTTGTATTGTTCATTTAACAAACCCCCAATTTCATAATTATATGCATAACATCGCGTATATTTTATATTCTATCTCAAATTGTATTTTTCTGCAACTAATTCTAAAATGTTTTTTATAATTTCTTCTTTGCTACTAAATTGATCTACATAAATCCAATGAATTCTCTTATCCCTTCTAAACCACGTAAGCTGTCTTTTAGCATATCTCCGCGTATTTCTTTTTAAGGTATTTATAGCTTCTTCCAGTGTACACTGTCCATCTAAATATCTGATAATTTCTTTATACCCAAGACCTTGCATTGCTATCATATTGTCTTTGTAACCTTTTTCACAAAGCCATCTGACTTCATCTACAAGACCTGCTCTGATCATTTTATCAACTCTTGCTTCAATCCTATTGTATAATTTTTCTCTATCCATTGTCAAACCGATCATAAGTACGTCGTAATCAGGGTTAGGACGATTTTGGGTTGTAAGCTGATAATAGGATATCGGTTTGCCTGTCAATTTATATACTTCTAGTGCCCTAATTATTCTTCTTATATCATTTGGATGTAACCTTGCAGATGTAATCGGATCAATTTCCCTTAGTTTGTTATACAGATACTCATTTCCATACATCTTAGCTTGTTCCTTTAACTCTTCTCGCAGTCGCCAATCAGCGGTAGATGAAAAATCCATTATATTGATGATAGAATTAACGTATAATCCCGTTCCTCCGGTTAAAATAGGCATATGTCCTCTTTCATGTATTTCTTTTATAATCTTGCTTGCCATCTCTTTATAGAGTGCTACACTGAATTCCTGATCTGGCGTTATAATATCTATCATAAAGTGAGGAACTCCTTTTCGCTCCTCTATGGTAGGCTTAGCTGTTCCTATATCCATATACTTATATATTTGCATAGAATCTGCAGAGACAATTTCACCATTTAGCCTTAAAGCAATATCTATAGATATTTCTGTTTTACCCACTGCAGTTGGTCCTACTATTACTATAAGTGGAATCATTTGATACCTCCTAAATAACCCTTTTAAACATCTTATCCATATCGCTTTTAGTAAATCTGACAATTGTTGGTCTACCATGAGGACAGTTATAAGGATTTTCACAGCTTAAAAGAGACTTTATTAATTCTCTTGCTTCTTTCTCTGTTAAACTATCATTAGCTTTAACAGCTGCTTTACAGGCTTTCTTAAATAACATTTCATCTATAGATGTTCTATTGCTATCCGATGACAAATACGCTACACATTCATCTATAAATAGCCGTGCTTGTGTTTGATCAAAAAAAATTGGAACAGCTCTTATAGCTATTGCCGTTTCACCAAAATCATCAATTTCATAGCCTAATGTATTAAATAAATTAATATTTTCGATTACTATGTTTTTTTCATCGTTCTTTAACTCTATAATAGTCGGTATTAAAAGTCTTTGAGATGATATACGATTATTCTTAAATTCTTTAATATATTTTTCATATAAAATTCTTTCATGAGCTGCATGTTGATCTATTATATATAACTCGTTGTCTTTTTCGCATAGCAAATATGTAGATAAAACCTGTCCAAGGTATTTGATATCATCGTCATAAAAAATCATACCTTCATTTATTACTTCATCTACAGCAATATTAATTTCATTTTCTAATTCATTAATATCCCTGATATCCGTTTCCTTCAATTTTACTTGTTCATACTTAGTTTCTATTTCAACATTTCCCTGCTTTTCAAAATCGTTTATATTAAAAATACTGGTAAGAGGTCTATTAACCTCAGACTTTGGATTTAACGCATTATTTAATGCATTGTACATAGCACCGTATATACCGTGCTCATCACTAAATTTAAGTTCAAGCTTGGTTGGATGTATATTTACATCTATCATACGCGGGTCTATATCGATATTTAAAACTATCACAGGATATGTCCCTGTAGTAAGGTATTGCTTATACACATCTAAAACGGCCGCGTAAAGAGCTTTATTAATAATACAGCGCTTATTTACAAAAAATAAT is from Caldanaerobius fijiensis DSM 17918 and encodes:
- a CDS encoding DUF554 domain-containing protein, with protein sequence MLGTLVNVVAILVGSTCGIFLKKGIPERFKMVIMQGLSLSVMIIGLYNALKYNNLLLVIISLVIGGIIGEAIDIENRLNTISTAVQNKIGNDKDVNITKGFITASLIFCVGAMAIVGALKDGLVGDHSILYAKSMLDGIASVIFASTFGIGVIFSSLMVFAYQGLITLLASTLKTLLTNPVISDMSAIGGILILGISLNMLEIKNIKVGNLLPAIFIPIIYQLITMIFHI
- the rnhA gene encoding ribonuclease HI, whose amino-acid sequence is MKKVTIYTDGACSGNPGPGAWAAILIYNEHKKEIVGYEDLTTNNRMELKAAIEALKSLKEPCDVTLYSDSSYLINAFNQNWLVNWQKRNWIKADKQPVENKDLWIELLDLSSKHRIKWVKVKGHTDNEYNNRCDKLATSEIKKHKIST
- the proC gene encoding pyrroline-5-carboxylate reductase, with the translated sequence MSDRKIGIIGCGNMGSAILASFVESRKVLSYNIWVYDVSNERLKTMKEKYDINIASNSVELAELCDEIILAVKPDVVEKVLSEISNKISGSKILISIVAGKSIDYIKRFIKADAKIIRLMPNTPALIGQGVIAMTAEGPIEDDEFLHIKELLTTLGLVVEVDEKYMDAITGISGSSPAYVFMFIEALADAGVYAGLPRDISYQIAAQAVMGSAALVLKTGKHPGVLKDMVCSPGGTTIEAVRELERNGFRSAVIEAVISCVKKSKTL
- the hfq gene encoding RNA chaperone Hfq; this encodes MNNTKQAINLQDVFLNQIRKEHIPVTIYLVSGYQLRGTVKGFDNFTIVLENESKQQQLVYKHAISTISPAKSVVFNNNEKTEKSE
- the miaA gene encoding tRNA (adenosine(37)-N6)-dimethylallyltransferase MiaA, giving the protein MIPLIVIVGPTAVGKTEISIDIALRLNGEIVSADSMQIYKYMDIGTAKPTIEERKGVPHFMIDIITPDQEFSVALYKEMASKIIKEIHERGHMPILTGGTGLYVNSIINIMDFSSTADWRLREELKEQAKMYGNEYLYNKLREIDPITSARLHPNDIRRIIRALEVYKLTGKPISYYQLTTQNRPNPDYDVLMIGLTMDREKLYNRIEARVDKMIRAGLVDEVRWLCEKGYKDNMIAMQGLGYKEIIRYLDGQCTLEEAINTLKRNTRRYAKRQLTWFRRDKRIHWIYVDQFSSKEEIIKNILELVAEKYNLR
- the mutL gene encoding DNA mismatch repair endonuclease MutL, whose product is MGIINILDASVASKISAGEVVERPASVVKELIENSIDAGSKNIILEVKNAGKKLIKVTDDGCGMTKNDAVLCIERYATSKLRTIEDLNSLITLGFRGEALASISAVSKLQIVTRPRDQSIGTLVEVWGGEIIDVRDTGCKEGTTVTVKDLFYNTPARLKFLKRDSIEFNNIYNIFYKLMLSHPEISFKLISDDKLKLSSTGDGNLLNCIKTIWGQEIADHMIEVKAQDRAVKVTGYISDRSVIRRSKNDILFFVNKRCIINKALYAAVLDVYKQYLTTGTYPVIVLNIDIDPRMIDVNIHPTKLELKFSDEHGIYGAMYNALNNALNPKSEVNRPLTSIFNINDFEKQGNVEIETKYEQVKLKETDIRDINELENEINIAVDEVINEGMIFYDDDIKYLGQVLSTYLLCEKDNELYIIDQHAAHERILYEKYIKEFKNNRISSQRLLIPTIIELKNDEKNIVIENINLFNTLGYEIDDFGETAIAIRAVPIFFDQTQARLFIDECVAYLSSDSNRTSIDEMLFKKACKAAVKANDSLTEKEARELIKSLLSCENPYNCPHGRPTIVRFTKSDMDKMFKRVI